From the Rhizobium sp. SL42 genome, the window ACAGCTGACGGATCAGGACAAGAAGCATGCGCTTGCGGATCACCCACACCACAGTTTACCGCTATGACGACCCGGTGCAGTATTCGCTGCAAAGGCTGCGGCTGTCGCCGGTCAACGGCCCCGGCCAGACCGTGCTGTCGTGGAATATCAAGGTCGACGGCGCAACGGTCGAGGCAGGCTTCAACGACCAGTTCGGCAACCACACCCACCTTGTTTCCACCGAAGGCGACAGCAAGACGGTGCATATCATCGCCTGCGGCGAGGTGGACACCGAAGACCGCGCCGGCGTCTATGGCCCGCATCAGGGCTATTGCCCCCTCTGGCTCTACCTGCGGGACACGCCGCGGACCAAACCGGGCAAGTTGACGCGCGAACTGGTCAAGAGCCTCGTCGGCGATTCAGAACTTGCCAAGATGCACGACCTGATGGCGAGGTTGAGCCAGGCGGTCGCCTATGAGACCGGTTCAACCGGCACGGAAACCACCGCCGAACAGGCACTGGAAGCAGGCCACGGCGTCTGTCAGGACCACGCGCATGTCTTCATCACCGCCGCCCGCCTGATGAACCTGCCGGCCCGCTACGTTTCGGGCTACCTGATGATGGAAGGCATGACCGACCAGACGGCAACCCATGCCTGGGCCGAAGTCCATATCCAGGGGCTCGGCTGGGTCGGCTTCGATGCCGCCAACAATGTCTGCCCCGACGCTCGTTATGTGCGCATTGCCACCGGCCTGTGCTACGCCGACGCCGCCCCGGTGTCCGGGATGCGGATCGGCCTCGCCGGCGAGGACCTCAACGTCAAGGTGGTGGTCGAAACGAAGGAACAGAGCCAGAGCCAGTCTCAGAGTTGAATCGCCGCAAGGCCGAACCTTCTGAAGGCCAGGCCCGCCGCTAAAATTGCTGCCGCCGCAAGCCCTGCTCCATTCAGCCGTGATTGAATGGGGTCCGAAAGGCGCCGCAACGCGGACGTCCGCAGCAACAGGTCGCATGCATGCTGTTTGGAAAATCGCTGTTCCAGTCGGTGGTCGACCGCCTCGCCGACGAAGCCGAGGCAGAGGTCGAAGCGCCGGAGCCTAGCTTCCGCGTGAACGGCCTGTCGGCCGGTTTTGCCACGGAAAAGATTGAGGCATCTCCCGTCAATGCCGGCCTGCGCCAGGACGCCTATCTATTCCTGATGTCGCAGGATGAACCCACCGAGACGAAGGCGCCGGTCAAGCCGCCGCATCTTGATCGCCTGACGGTGGAGCAGATTGCCGAGGATCTGGGAATTCTGGCCGATGATACGCGCGACATGCTGCAGGAAAGGCGCCGGCTTTTCGCCCGGCACAACCATCCAGACACCGTGCATCCCGATTTCCGTGAGCCGGCCAACACGCGAATGAAGATCGCCAACCTCCTGATCGACGAGGCCCTGCGACGGCTCGACGCTACGGTCTGATTCGCAGCCAGAGACGACAGTCAGTCGTAAAGGCGCTTCAGCAGCGCAATCACCGAATCACGCTGTGCGATGCCACCGAGCTGCGCCAGCACCCACTCCTCATGACCCTGCCAGATCGGCATCAGCTCGTTGAGATAGGCCTCGCCGGCCGGTGTCATATAGAGCGACTGTACCCGACGATCGGTTTCGGACTTGCGCCGCTCGACGAAACCCTTGTTTTCCAGGCCATCGACAATCGCGACGAAATTCGCCCGCTGGATACCGAGCGCTTCGGCCACTTCGCTCTGTTTGGAGCCCTGATTGCGCTTCAGAAGCAGCAGGACGGCAAAATCCGTCGGTCGCAGGCCCTTGGATGAAAAAGCTTCGTTGAAATGCTGGAACACTGCAAGCTGCGCCCGTCTCAGGCTGTAACCGACAGCATCCTCCATCATCGAAAAATCAAGCCCGTTCTCGTTGGGCACCAGATCATCAGTCATCATTTCCGGCATTTTGACGCCATTGTATAAAAATCCCCCTGCCCCTCAGATAGGCCCGTTGATCGCGCCTTTTTTCAGAAGTCGCGCGATCTTAACGGTTTAGACCCAAGCCACAAGTCTCCGCCAAGCCGCTCAAACCCGTTTTGCCGGCTTTTGACCTATTTTAGGTCATCTCCGCGCGCAAAACCGCAGGCATTGTGACGTGACCTGCACAACTGATCACAAAATGCCCATCCTCTCCCGTCGCGATGATGAACGAGAAGACGGCAAGTCCTGCTTTTTACGATTGAAGCCAGCCAGCGACTGCGCTATGACCGCAGCACAGCACAAGGCGATTCACCGAACGAATGCCTTGGAAGCACCCGTAGCTCAGCTGGATAGAGTGTTGGATTCCGATTCCAAAGGTCACAGGTTCGAATCCTGTCGGGTGCGCCATTTCACATATGTCCATACCAAAGACTTAGGCGCGAATAGACGGCAGCCTCATATGTTGGCACCTGCGTTCTTTATCGATATCTTCCATCGATAAAATCGCCGCCCGTGGTGTGGTGCAAATGTATCGACGATGTGGCTGGAGGTGATGTCCGCCCGTCAATCATTCAGGAAGAGTATTCATGCAGAGAATTCTCGAACCTGAGATCATGGCAGACCCCGAGCAGTCGCTCGCCTACGCAAATGCCGACTTCTCCATTTCCAATCAATCCTTTGTCGACCATGTCCTGTCGAACGGCGGACATCGCCTGCAGCATGTCGTCGATATCGGCTGCGGACCATGTGATGTAATGGTGAGGTTGGCGGATGCCTGTCCTGAAATCTGCATCACCGCGATCGACGGATCGGCAGCGATGGTCGAGCTTGCCCGCAGGGCCGTGTTGGCAGCCGACCACCAATCCCGGATAAGGCTCATGCAGGGATACGTTCCGGGTCTGGCTCTGCCCGAACACAGCTTCGATGCGGTCCTCTCGAAGGATCTTCTGCATCACCTGCCCGACCCGATGGTTTTGTGGACTGAAACGCAACGGTTGGGCCGCCAAGGTGCATCGGTGCATGTGATGGACCTGATCAGGCCGGATACGCAGCAGCATGCCCGCGACATCGTCGAGAAGGTGGCGCCGGACGCGCATGCAATCCTCTGTGAGGACTTCTACAATTCATTGTGTGCCGCATTCACGATCGACGAAATCAACGGGCAGCTCGAAAAAGCCGGCTTGCAGCTACAGGTTCGCCAAATCAGCGACCGTCACATGCTGATCTTCGGCACCTTGCCGTGACGCTGCACCGCTCGCATCGCCGCCGCAACGCTCGTACCGGGCAAGGATGACACGTGGAACCCAACTGATCCTGGTTGGGAATGCACTTCGGTTGCCAAGGTCAATGCGGCAGCCTTTGTAGACTGTGCTGCTGGCTCGTTCGGCCTGGACGCGTGCTGCTCCAGAACGATCCCGACAACCCGCCCCCCCGCGGCTTGGCCATCTCTACGCAGCAAAATGCCGCCCCTTCGGCTGAAGGGACGGCATTTGCTTGTGCTTTGTTGCGTGTGTGTGTGTGTGTGTGCCGTTTGGCAGTGGCAGTGTGTGTCGGCGCGGCTTTCGCCGCGCCGGTTGTGATCAGAGATCCTGGTAGGCGGAGATGATCGCTGCGACCTGTTCGTCGTTCAGGGCCTGGATCTGCGTGGAGGTGAAGGCCTGCAGCTGGTCGCTTGCCAGGCTGTCGATGTCGTCGGTCGACAGGCCGGCCAGCGCCTTGACGTTGATCGCTGCGATCTCGTCGGTGCTGAAGGTTGCGATCTCGTCGGTCGACAGGGCCGAGATGGCGG encodes:
- a CDS encoding class I SAM-dependent methyltransferase encodes the protein MQRILEPEIMADPEQSLAYANADFSISNQSFVDHVLSNGGHRLQHVVDIGCGPCDVMVRLADACPEICITAIDGSAAMVELARRAVLAADHQSRIRLMQGYVPGLALPEHSFDAVLSKDLLHHLPDPMVLWTETQRLGRQGASVHVMDLIRPDTQQHARDIVEKVAPDAHAILCEDFYNSLCAAFTIDEINGQLEKAGLQLQVRQISDRHMLIFGTLP
- a CDS encoding transglutaminase family protein, producing the protein MRLRITHTTVYRYDDPVQYSLQRLRLSPVNGPGQTVLSWNIKVDGATVEAGFNDQFGNHTHLVSTEGDSKTVHIIACGEVDTEDRAGVYGPHQGYCPLWLYLRDTPRTKPGKLTRELVKSLVGDSELAKMHDLMARLSQAVAYETGSTGTETTAEQALEAGHGVCQDHAHVFITAARLMNLPARYVSGYLMMEGMTDQTATHAWAEVHIQGLGWVGFDAANNVCPDARYVRIATGLCYADAAPVSGMRIGLAGEDLNVKVVVETKEQSQSQSQS
- a CDS encoding MarR family winged helix-turn-helix transcriptional regulator, with translation MMTDDLVPNENGLDFSMMEDAVGYSLRRAQLAVFQHFNEAFSSKGLRPTDFAVLLLLKRNQGSKQSEVAEALGIQRANFVAIVDGLENKGFVERRKSETDRRVQSLYMTPAGEAYLNELMPIWQGHEEWVLAQLGGIAQRDSVIALLKRLYD